The following is a genomic window from Neisseria zalophi.
AATTTATTAAATATATATGTAAATTATGGTATAAGTTTGTATGACAAAGGAGAAAGTGTAATTATTCTGCCAAAAAACATTGCACTTATCGCTATAAATTATTACCTTGAACTAGGAATAATAATATTAGGCGGAGATATATATGAAAAAGTAGATGATAAAAATTTTAATCATACTTATGACAACTGGTATTATGAGGGCAATTCATCTGCTGAAAGTATTATAAAAGCAAGGGGTTACTTGCAGTCATTTAATAATAAAAATGTATATGTCTCATTTGTTGTGAGGCTATGCAAGCCGTAGCCTGTATGCTCCACAGGTAGCGTGTGTGCCTTCAGGCACGCACGTGTTATCACCCCCTCAAAGCCGTCTGAAAAAATAAATCATACACCACCCTTTTAAACGAAAACCCCACAAAAGCTTTTAAACATGGTTTAATGCCATTTCAGCAAACAAGAAAACCGTTATCATGAAACCTCATGCTCCGATTATTCAATCACTGCTCGATACCGATTTATATAAATTCACCATGTTGCAGGTTGTCCTGCATAAATTTCCCCAAGCGCACGGCGTTTATGAATTCCGCTGTCGCAACAACGATGAAACCGTTTATCCGCTGGCCGAAATCCGTGAAGATTTGGAACGCGAACTTGATGAATTGTGCCGTTTGCAATTAAGCCAAGACGAATTGGATTATTTGCGAAGCTTCCGCTTTATCAAAAGCGATTTTGTCGACTATATGGAGCTTTTCCAGCTCAAGCGCCGTTTTGTTAACGTCAGCACCGATGAAGAAGGCCGACTACATATCAAAATCGAAGGGCCGATGATACAGGCGATGTTCTTCGAGATTTATATTCTTTCAATTGTGAACGAACTTTATTTCCGCCGTCTTGAAACGCCGGAAGTATTGGCTGAAGGCGAGCGTAGGCTTCAAGCGAAGGCCGAACGATTAAAAGAATTGGCAAAAATCCAAGATCCAAACGATCCGCCATTTCTGATTTCTGATTTCGGTACCCGCCGCCGCTATACCCTGGACTGGCAGGAACATGTTATCAAAACACTTTATGCGGCAGCCCCTGAAATCGTACGCGGCACCAGTAATGTTTATTTAGCCAAAAAACTCGGTCTCACCCCAATCGGCACCATGGCGCACGAGTTTTTACAAGCCTTTCAAGCCCTTGATGTTCGCCTGCGCGACTTCCAAAAAGCCGCGCTTGAAGCATGGGTAAGCGAATACCGTGGCGACTTGGGTATTGCACTTACCGATGTAGTTGGTATGGATGCGTTCCTGCGTGATTTCGACCTCTATTTTGCCAAACTGTTTGATGGTCTCCGTCACGACAGCGGTGATCCGTATGTTTGGGGTGATAAAGCCTACCGCCATTATCAAAAACTCAAAATTGACAGCCGCACCAAAATGCTGACTTTCTCAGACAGCCTTGATATTGAAAAATCATGGGCGTTACACCTCTATTTCAAAAACCGTTTTAAAACCAGTTTTGGTATCGGCACCAACCTTACCAATGATTTAGGGCATACCACACTCAATATCGTATTGAAATTGGTAGAATGTAACGGCCAATCTGTGGCTAAACTGTCTGACAGTCCCGGCAAAACTATGACGGATAACAATACCTTCCTTGCTTATTTACGGCAGGTATTTGAAATACCCGAACCAGAAGATAGTAAGCAATAAAAGCAGGCCGTCTGAATAGATAAATATTCAGACGGCCTTAAACCGATAACGGCTTTTATAAACATGATATTCAAGCCGTCTGAAAATACTTTTGATATCCATGGTTAACCATATCGTAGGCAGCAAATATTTGGATTGCCAATATTTTGGCAAAGCCGCCCATTTATGATATAAGGCCGTTTCCAAACAATTATCCGCTAGTTTCAACAGCCAAGGCCGTCTGAAACCCGATAAACAAAATAGAAGGAAATATAATGAGTTCACAAGATTTAACCGGAAAAATCGCGCTGGTTACCGGCGCTTCACGCGGTATTGGTGCTGCTATTGCCGACACACTGGCTGCTGCCGGTGCCACAGTTATCGGTACGGCTACGTCTGAAAGCGGTGCAACCGCCATTGGCGAGCGTATGGCACAATGGAAAGGCGAAGGCCGTGTTTTGAACACTGCCGAAGAAAACAGTATTGAAGCATTGATTGCCGATATTGAAAAAACACACGGTCAATTAGATATTTTAGTGAATAACGCCGGTATCACCCGGGATAATCTGCTGATGCGTATGAAAGAAGAAGAATGGGATGACATTATGCAGGTGAACCTGAAATCGGTTTATCGTACCAGTAAAGCCGTTTTACGCGGTATGATGAAACGGCGCTACGGTCGTATTATCAGCATTACTTCCGTGGTCGGCGCGATGGGCAATGCCGGTCAGGCCAACTATGCGGCAGCCAAAGCCGGCTTAATCGGTTTTTCCAAATCCATCGCACGTGAAGTCGGTAGCCGTGGGATTACCGTGAATTGCGTTGCCCCCGGCTTTATCGATACCGACATGACCCGCGCCCTACCTGAAGAAACCCGTAAGGCTTTTGAAGCAGAAACTTCATTGGGCAAATTCGGCGAAGCGCAAGATATTGCCGATGCCGTATTATTCTTAGCCAGTGATCAGGCAAAATACATTACCGGCCAAACCCTACACGTCAACGGTGGTATGTTGATGCCCTAAGTGAATAGACTACTCGAACTTCAAAGGCCGTCTGAATCTATTTTTCAGACGGCCTTTTGTTTATCTACATCTATAAAACAAAGCAATGGCACAGATTTATTGTATAAATTTTTGTGACATAACAAGTGGTTTTATGCCACTTCAAGCCATGCAAAAAACATGTTTTTAAAGTCTTTTATCATGGGTAGTCCCGATTTGCTATATAATCCAAACCCTATTTCCGGCAAACATCATTATTTAATTCACGATATTCACACTATGGAACACTTCTCTCTAGCACCTATTGTTATTGTTTTATCTGTTGCGGTTATTTCCGTTATTTTTTGCCGGAAGTTCAATATTCCTTCCATGCTCGGTTATCTGCTTTCCGGTTTTCTTGCCGGCCCGAGTGTGTTGCACCTGATACCGAAAAGCGAAGCCACCGATTATCTGGGGGAAATCGGTATTGTGTTTTTGATGTTTAGTATCGGTTTGGAATTCTCCCTGCCCAAACTCAAAGCCATGCGGCGCTTGGTATTTGGTTTGGGTGGTATGCAGGTGGTCATTACCATTATTGCGATTGTCGGTATTTTGATGATTAGCAGCGCCCAATTTAACTGGGCGTTTGCCGTTGCCGGCGCCTTAACCATGTCGTCTACCGCCATTGTGAGCCGTATTCTTTCCGAAAAAACCGAATTGGGGCAAACCCACGGCCAAATGACAATGGGCGTGTTACTGATGCAGGATATTGCGGTTGTGCCGTTAATGATTTTGCTACCGGCACTTGCCGGCGGTAGTAGTGGCAACCTATGGATTGAATTGGGCTTGGCTGTTTTGAAAATGGTACTGACACTTGGTGTTCTATTTGTCATCGGCAGCCGTATTATGTCGCCATGGTTCCGGTTGGTGGCTAAACGCAAATCGTCCGAACTATTTATGATTAACGTTTTGCTGGTCACACTCGGTGTTGCTTATCTGACCGAACTAGAAGGCTTGTCACTTGCTTTGGGTGCGTTTGTGGCCGGCATGTTGCTCTCCGAAACCGAATACCGTTTTCAGGTAGAAGACGATATCCGCCCTTTCCGCGATATCCTGCTTGGTTTTTTCTTTATTACCGTCGGCATGAAATTGGATATTCAGGCATTAATCGACGACTGGCAATCGGTATTGATGCTGTTGGGCATTCTGATTTTATTAAAAGCCACAGTGATTTTTATTATTGCCCACCGCATGAAACACAGTGCGGCCGACAGTTTGAAAACCGCGCTTTATTTGGCTCAGGGCGGTGAGTTTGGCTTTGTAATGTTGGCCGTTTCCAGCAAAATCAATATGGTTTCGCCCCAACTCGAACAGGCTGCGACTGCTGCAATTTTACTTTCTATGATTATCGCCCCGTTCCTACTCAATAGCAGCGATAAATTGATTAACAAATTTGTGAAGTCAGATTGGGATATGAAGGCCGTCGATCTACAAAACATGCTCATTGCTACCATGAGCAAATCCGACCATGTGCTGATTATCGGCTACGGTCGCGGCGGACAAACCATCGGCAGGATTCTGACTCAAGAAAATATTCCCTATTATGCTTTGGACTTAGATGTCGAACGCGTTCAAGTAGCCCGCAGTGCCGGTGAACCGGTATCATTTGGTGATGCCAAGCGGCGTGAAGTTTTAGAAGCCGCCGGCTTAAACCGTGCCAAAATGGTGGTGATTACCCTTAGCAATATGCACGAAACCCAACACGTGTTGGATAATATTATGAGCATCCACCCCACTATGCCCGTACATGTGCGTGCCGTTAGCGACGATTACCTGCAAACCTTTACCCAAATGGGTGCCGAAGAAGCAGTATCCGATACCAAAGAAACCAGCCTCGCTTTAGCTTCTTATGCCATGTTGGGAGCAGGATTGTCGTATCACCACGTTCATCAAACCATTATGGATATCCGCCGCAACCGCTACGATATTTTAAAAGACTTGTTTGTCGGTAGTGACGACGAATCCGCATTTTATGATGAAGAAAACAATGTCAGCCGTTATGCATTTGCATTGTCACAAGAAGCACATGCTATTGGTAAACACATAGACGAACTGCCACTCAAGCATTTAAATATCAAGCTGCTGTTTGTCCGCCGCCATACCCATCGTATTCAAGAATTTGATAAAGACTTCCGACTGAATGACGGCGACATTCTGGTTGTTGCCGGAAACAAGGAAAAAATAATATCCTTTGAAAACTGGTCTCTACAAGGAAACGCTTAAAATGATGCAAAAAATACTTGCAGCGACAACCAAGTTTTGATTTAATCACGGCTTCACAGCGACACGGGTGATTAGCTCAGTTGGTAGAGCGTCTGCCTTACAAGCAGAATGTCGGCGGTTCGACTCCGTCATCACCCACCAAGTTTTTTGTGCGGAGTGGTAGTTCAGTTGGTCAGAATACCGGCCTGTCACGCCGGGGGTCGCGGGTTCGAGCCCCGTCCACTCCGCCAACCTTATTAAAAAAGCATCAATTTTCGGATTGATGCTTTTTTATTTGCTTAATATTTATCAGGCCGTCTGAAACATTTTCAGACGGCCTGATGCGTTTCTTTCAATTCATCCGTTCAAATAAAACCTTGAATAATTCAAGCTGCCTGAATACCGCTCAATAAAATGCTACAATAACCAGCCTCAAACACTGATTGACTGCGATTTATGAAAACCATCGAACATGTTCAGGCCGTTGCCTTTGATTTGGACGGCACGCTTTGCGATTCCGTGCCCGATTTAGCTGCCGCAGCCAATGCCGCACGCGAACACTTAGGCTTGTCGGCACTTCCTATCGAAACCGTCAAAAGCTATGTGGGCGACGGCGTTGCTAAGCTGATACATCGAGTGCTAACCGAAACCTACGAAGAAGAAGCCGAGCCCGCTCAGTGGGAACAGGGATTCACATTTTTTATCCGCTATTATCATGATCACTTAAGCGTTTATACCCGCCCCTATCCCGAAACCGAAGCCGGATTAAAACTGCTTAAATCTTTAGGTATTCCCTTAATTGTGATTACCAATAAAAATGAAGTTCTGGCAGTCGAGCTATTAAAACAACTCGGTTTGGCCGACTATTTCAGCCTGATACTCGGCGGCGACAGTTTATCCGAGAAAAAACCGTCCCCCCTGCCTATTACGCATGCCGCAGAAGTATTGAATATCCAACCGGCCGATATGATCATGGTCGGCGACTCTAAAAACGATATTCTGGCGGCCAAAGCAGCCGGCTGTTTGAGCGTCGGCGTTACGTTCGGTTATGGCGATATGACTATGTTGTCACAAAACGAAGCCACCAAGCCGGATTGGTTAATCGGCTCTATTCCGGAAATTTATGAAAACCTGCAACCGCAGAAAGAAGTAGAAAACCGATAAAAGCCATCCATAATATAGGCCGTCTGAAACTCTTTCAGACGGCCTATTATCCAAAAGATACCTTATTCCGATATGAAGCAACCCCTATCCCTCCGTGCCCGTGCCTTAAATATACTCGCCCGCCAAGAAATCAGCCGCGCCGACCTTAAACGCAAACTGGCACCTTATGCCGACAATGAAAACGAACTAGATCAACTTTTAGACGAACTGGCCGAACGAAACTGGCAATCAGACGAACGCTTTGCCGAAGCCTATATACACAGCAAAAGCAAACGACACGGCACGCTACGCCTGAA
Proteins encoded in this region:
- the imm40 gene encoding Imm40 family immunity protein, which produces MNNLLNIYVNYGISLYDKGESVIILPKNIALIAINYYLELGIIILGGDIYEKVDDKNFNHTYDNWYYEGNSSAESIIKARGYLQSFNNKNVYVSFVVRLCKP
- the pncB gene encoding nicotinate phosphoribosyltransferase, with translation MKPHAPIIQSLLDTDLYKFTMLQVVLHKFPQAHGVYEFRCRNNDETVYPLAEIREDLERELDELCRLQLSQDELDYLRSFRFIKSDFVDYMELFQLKRRFVNVSTDEEGRLHIKIEGPMIQAMFFEIYILSIVNELYFRRLETPEVLAEGERRLQAKAERLKELAKIQDPNDPPFLISDFGTRRRYTLDWQEHVIKTLYAAAPEIVRGTSNVYLAKKLGLTPIGTMAHEFLQAFQALDVRLRDFQKAALEAWVSEYRGDLGIALTDVVGMDAFLRDFDLYFAKLFDGLRHDSGDPYVWGDKAYRHYQKLKIDSRTKMLTFSDSLDIEKSWALHLYFKNRFKTSFGIGTNLTNDLGHTTLNIVLKLVECNGQSVAKLSDSPGKTMTDNNTFLAYLRQVFEIPEPEDSKQ
- the fabG gene encoding 3-oxoacyl-ACP reductase FabG; protein product: MSSQDLTGKIALVTGASRGIGAAIADTLAAAGATVIGTATSESGATAIGERMAQWKGEGRVLNTAEENSIEALIADIEKTHGQLDILVNNAGITRDNLLMRMKEEEWDDIMQVNLKSVYRTSKAVLRGMMKRRYGRIISITSVVGAMGNAGQANYAAAKAGLIGFSKSIAREVGSRGITVNCVAPGFIDTDMTRALPEETRKAFEAETSLGKFGEAQDIADAVLFLASDQAKYITGQTLHVNGGMLMP
- a CDS encoding monovalent cation:proton antiporter family protein, which codes for MEHFSLAPIVIVLSVAVISVIFCRKFNIPSMLGYLLSGFLAGPSVLHLIPKSEATDYLGEIGIVFLMFSIGLEFSLPKLKAMRRLVFGLGGMQVVITIIAIVGILMISSAQFNWAFAVAGALTMSSTAIVSRILSEKTELGQTHGQMTMGVLLMQDIAVVPLMILLPALAGGSSGNLWIELGLAVLKMVLTLGVLFVIGSRIMSPWFRLVAKRKSSELFMINVLLVTLGVAYLTELEGLSLALGAFVAGMLLSETEYRFQVEDDIRPFRDILLGFFFITVGMKLDIQALIDDWQSVLMLLGILILLKATVIFIIAHRMKHSAADSLKTALYLAQGGEFGFVMLAVSSKINMVSPQLEQAATAAILLSMIIAPFLLNSSDKLINKFVKSDWDMKAVDLQNMLIATMSKSDHVLIIGYGRGGQTIGRILTQENIPYYALDLDVERVQVARSAGEPVSFGDAKRREVLEAAGLNRAKMVVITLSNMHETQHVLDNIMSIHPTMPVHVRAVSDDYLQTFTQMGAEEAVSDTKETSLALASYAMLGAGLSYHHVHQTIMDIRRNRYDILKDLFVGSDDESAFYDEENNVSRYAFALSQEAHAIGKHIDELPLKHLNIKLLFVRRHTHRIQEFDKDFRLNDGDILVVAGNKEKIISFENWSLQGNA
- a CDS encoding phosphoglycolate phosphatase, coding for MKTIEHVQAVAFDLDGTLCDSVPDLAAAANAAREHLGLSALPIETVKSYVGDGVAKLIHRVLTETYEEEAEPAQWEQGFTFFIRYYHDHLSVYTRPYPETEAGLKLLKSLGIPLIVITNKNEVLAVELLKQLGLADYFSLILGGDSLSEKKPSPLPITHAAEVLNIQPADMIMVGDSKNDILAAKAAGCLSVGVTFGYGDMTMLSQNEATKPDWLIGSIPEIYENLQPQKEVENR
- the recX gene encoding recombination regulator RecX, which codes for MKQPLSLRARALNILARQEISRADLKRKLAPYADNENELDQLLDELAERNWQSDERFAEAYIHSKSKRHGTLRLKQTLQQKGIDNETAASFLPSREQELQTAIEVLHKKFKQPAQDMKEMQKQMRFLAYRGFDTDTIRAAMKNDWFEEE